A genomic stretch from Arachis stenosperma cultivar V10309 chromosome 3, arast.V10309.gnm1.PFL2, whole genome shotgun sequence includes:
- the LOC130966297 gene encoding uncharacterized protein LOC130966297, whose translation MSLNMMRRMRIEEAKPTRMALQLANRTFKFPHGVVEDLLVKVGEFIFPADFVVLDMEEEVNTSIILGRSFLVTVGAIIDVQKGELVLRLHEEKMVFNVFKAMSYPKEAIEECMMMDTIEQIVQGVFEEEQYEGSMDLEQQAPREEPP comes from the coding sequence ATGTCCTTGAACATGATGAGAAGGATGAGaattgaggaagccaagccaacaagaatggcactcCAACTAGCTAACAGGACATTCAAGTTTCCACATGGAGTGGTGGAAGATTTATTGGTGAAGGTGGGAGAATTCATCTTCCCAGCTGACTTTGTTGTGCTGGATATGGAAGAAGAGGTAAACACTTCAATTATCCTAGGAAGGTCATTCCTAGTTACTGTTGGAGCCATTATTGATGTGCAAAAAGGAGAACTAGTCTTGAGATTACATGAGGAAAAGATGGTCTTCAATGTCTTCAAGGCAATGAGTTATCCCAAGGAAGCAATAGAAGAATGCATGATGATGGACACCATAGAACAAATAGTCCaaggagtttttgaagaagagcAATATGAAGGAAGTATGGACTTGGAGCAACAAGCACCACGTGAAGAACCACCATAA